Genomic segment of Lemur catta isolate mLemCat1 chromosome 2, mLemCat1.pri, whole genome shotgun sequence:
CGCGCAAAAGCCGCGGAAGGGGGCGGTGGAGGGGCGTGAGGTTGGGGCAACGTGATGAGCGAATAAGAACTGGGGCGGGGAGGTGCGGATGCTTGAGGTGAGTGGCAGGGAGCTGAGAGGCTGGAAGGGAAGACGGACGTAGAGTGCGTCCTCTCACGGGCGCACCCTTTGTACAGGAAGCGCGGTAGGAGAGGATGCAAAGTCGCGTGTGACCCATCTGTTCTCATCCCTTTCCCGTGCCAGGGCACACAGCATGGCAGAAAACCGAGAGCTCCGCGGGACCGTCGAGGCTGAGCTGGACCCGGTGGAGTACACCCTTAGGAAACGGCTTCCCCACCGCCTGCCCCGGAGGCCCAATGACATTTATGTCAACATGAAGACTGACTTTAAGGCTCAACTGGCCCGCTGCCAGAAGCTGCTAGACGGAGGTGCGCGGGGTCAGAACGCATGCACTGAGATCTACATTCATGGCTTGGGCCTGGCCATCAACCGTGCCATCAACATTGCTCTGCAGCTGCAGGCAGGCAGCTTCGGGTCCTTGCAGGTGGCTGCCAATACCTCCACCGTGGAGCTTGTTGATGAGCTGGAACCCGAGACTGATACACGGGAGCCGTTGACCCGAATCCGCAACAACTCAGCCATACACATCCGAGTCTTCAGGGTCACACCCAAGTAATTGAAATGAAGCTGGTCCGCttatcccctctccccactcagcTAGGCCCAGATGTGGCTCTCCTTATGCTGAGTACTGTCATGGATCTCCCATCATAGTCATGTTAAGAAAAGGCTACTCTCTCACAGCCCAAAGGACTCTGCATTGAGGGAGGGGGCAGTTGTCTCTAGTTAGGCCCAAGCAGTGGGTCTTCCTGAGTCTGTGTGTTCTGTAACTTGTCCTGTACAATAAAAAGTGCCAAGTTGTGTTAGTTTCCTGCCACCCCACTGCCACTGCCTCTTGTCTGTGTAAATTCTGTATGTACCTAGAGCAGGAAATTTTACAGGTACCTAGTTACTACAGGAGGGGAACCCAAGTGTTCCTGCCTCCATAAAAGCATAGATCATACTATGAACAGTGTGTAACATAAGACAAACTGTTTAGTACCGTGCAGAAACCTGACAATCCCAgtgtttgtttgaaaatttttcatctCAGGGAGGCTGGGCAGATAAAGTGTATACTCTCACGTGCTGAGATGCAGCCATGGTGCTCAGGATGCATCGGGCTCCTTGGCAATAATCCCAGACATGGGAGAGGTGAGGGTTTAAGGATGAAGGAAGCAAA
This window contains:
- the POP7 gene encoding ribonuclease P protein subunit p20 translates to MAENRELRGTVEAELDPVEYTLRKRLPHRLPRRPNDIYVNMKTDFKAQLARCQKLLDGGARGQNACTEIYIHGLGLAINRAINIALQLQAGSFGSLQVAANTSTVELVDELEPETDTREPLTRIRNNSAIHIRVFRVTPK